The segment AATATACTTTTGAACCGGAGTAACCCGTTACGACACCGGTTACCCTGATGTTAGGCTGATATTTTTGTTCAATAGCCTCAAACGGATCACGCTCTAATTGTTTCAAACCAAAGAGTATTTTTCTGTTATTCTTGTCAATGTTCAAAACCTTTACCTTAATAGCTTCCCCGATTGCCAAAAGCTCCGCAGGGTTTTTCACTCTTTTTGTCCAGGACATATCCGAAACATGGAGCAAACCTTCAATATTTTCATCTATTTTTATAAATGCTCCGTAGTCAACGATGTTTACAATTTTGCCATTAATAACAGACCCTATCGAGCATTTTTCCTCTATCTTCATCCAGGGATCATCTTTCAGCTGCTTTAAGCCGAGAGAAATTCTTTTCTTTTCTTTGTCAACTTTTATAATTTTTACTTCAATTTCGGATTCAATAGCCAGAACTTCAGCAGGATGAGCTACCTTTCCCCATGACATATCGGAAATATGAAGCAACCCTGTAACTCCTCCAATATCTATGAATGCTCCATAAGAGGTAATCGACTTCACAAGGCCTTTTTTAATATCACCTTCCTGCACCGTATCCCAGAGCTCTTTTCTCTGCTTTCTACTCTGGTCTAAAACCGCCACTTTATGGGAAACAATAATTTCCCCTTTCTTCTTTCCATATTTTATTATCTTTACGGGTATTATTTTATTTACCGCGTTTTCAACTCCCCCGACGTCATTAGCCTGAAACTGAGAATTAGGAAGAAATACTTCTACTCCGATATCAATAATAAAACCGCCCTTAATAGGACGTAAAATTTTACCTTCTATCACATCTTTGTTTTTATAAATATCTTCAAGACCATCAAGGTTTTTCAACCGGTCTGCTTTTATTTTTGAAAGGATAAGAAAGCCTTGCGAGTTTTCTATTCTATCCAGGAAAACCTCAATAGTATCGCCTTCTTTTACTGTGACTTTGCCGTGCTGGTCGGTAAATTCTTTGATGGCAATCATGCCGTCGGATTTGTAACCTACATCTACGAAAATACTTTCTTTTCCTACTTTAATTACTCTGGCTTTTATTAATTTTCCTTCTTCAAGGCCGCCAAACTCCTCGGCCATGAGCGCTCCCATGTCTAACTCTTCGCTGTTCCCTCCATTCTTTTCATTGTTAGCAATTTCTTCAACCATAATGACTCCTCACCCAACAACCATCGTGTTTTATTCATGTTAGGATTTATTATTTTGCCCGGGCTTACTCTGGTTCTTACGGTAATCCGGTGCAGTTATAGTTTTAATCACGCTTTTTATTATCCAATCAGGGGTCGAAGCTCCCGCAGTAACTCCTGCAAGCTTTTTTCCCTTAAACCAGCTCTTTTTTATTTCAAGAGCACCTTCTATATGATAAGTGGGGACTCTCTTTTCCCTGCAGAGTTCAGCCAAATGCTTTGTGTTTGCGCTGTTTTTACCCCCAACAACAATCATTATATCAACTTTATTTGCCAACTTCAAGGCGGAATCCTGACGCTTTCTTGTGGCATCGCAAATGGTATTAAAAACTCTGATTTCCGGTGATTTATCACGAAGCGCAAAAACAGTATCAAGAAAATTTTGCATTGACTGTGTCGTTTGAACTACCACACCCAGCTTTGAGCATTTCTTTATTTTCCTTACTTCTTTAGGGTTTCCAACGACGACAGCCCTATTATTTGTATAGCCAAGTATCCCTTTTACTTCGGGATGATGAGCTTCTCCGAGAATAACGACATTATAACCCTCACCTGCAAGCTTTGCCGCCAGTTTCTGCGCTTTCTTTACAAAAGGACAGGTCGCATCCGTTACTTTCAAGGATTTTTTTAAAAATTCTTTTTCTTTTTCCGGAGACACCCCGTGAGTACGAATAATAATGGAATTTCCTTTTTTTACTTTCTTAATATTATTGACAGGATGAACCCCTTCTTTTTTAAATTTTGCAACAACTTGAGGGTTATGAATAATAGGACCATATGTATAAATCTGCTGCTTTACTTTCATCGCAGTTTCGGAAGTCATATTAATAGCTCTCTTCACTCCAAAACAAAAACCTGCATGTTCAGCTAAGATAACTTTCATTAAATTGTCCTTTTTCCTCCAAAGAATCTCTTTGGAGAGATCTCGTCATTAGGATAGACTAATGGCGGATACTTTGTCATTTGTATCCGCCACAAAGCGTTGGCGGATTTCACTGCCGTTCAACTTGCACTTATTGGTGCTTCAACACCGCCAAGTTCGGCTATCTTTCTCATTACTTCATCGGCAACTCTTTTATAGTCCTCTTTCTCCGGCTCTCTCCCTATAACAGGAGGGATATTGAAAGGTTTACCAAATGTAAAAGTTATATGTCCGGGTTTCGGAAACTTACTGTTTTTAGGAAACGCCTCGTACGCACCCGTTATATGACAAGGGACTATGGGTACATTTGCCTGAAGTACAAACAATCCAATCCCGGGTTTTCCCTGTTTTAACTTGCCATCCTCACTTCTTGTCCCTTCCGGGAATGCCACAAGAGCCAGATCATATTTTTTCAACGCTTCCAGAGCTTTTTCAAACCCTCCGCGGTACCCCGTTCCCCTATTTAACGGAATCGCTCCGACATGATTAAGGAAAAACCGAAGAAAGAAATTATTAAAGAGGGTGTCCCTGGCCATAAATTTTGTTTTTTTTCGAAAATACGCTACCACTCCGATAAAAGGCGGATCAAGATGGCTTACGTGATTGGACAGAATGAGGCAAGACCCCTTCTTTGGAATATTCTCTAAACCCTTTGCTTTCCCGCGAAAATAGAGTTTCAAGGGTATCATAATTATAAGTGTAGCAAATAATTTAAACATACCTAAATATACAATATAGAAGACATTATCTCAAGGAAAACTTTTACCGCTATGCAAATCCTGGACTTGATGACACTTGTAAAATCAACTTAAATATATTTCCAGACTGCCAAGCTTAAAGTATACAACTTTACACATACTAATACTTGCAAAGTTGTCAACTAGTTGTATACTTTCAAATAAAGCTGGTTGAAAAATAATACCACCTTAATTTAAAACTTCGTACTTGTTATTTAAAGATTTTTTCTTTTACCTTTTTACCGTCTACTTTGTAAGGCAGGATATTGTCTTTTATTGCCATTGCAGCGGCTATTCCACAGGCCTCTCCTATCCCGCTGACTACGGGCATAACCCTAAGGGAGGAATGCGCAGCATGAGTGGAACTGATACAGCGGGAGCCAACGAGGATATTTTTAAAACCTTTAGGAATTAAGCACCTGAAAGGCACCTCATAATAAGTTCCTGCTTTTACCCGTTTTATTATTGTTCCGCTCCCCGCGGGATTATGAATATCAACGGGGTAATCACTTCTTGCTATACCGTCCTCGAACTTACTCCCGTCAACGATATCCCTTTCATTAATAACATAACTTCCCATTACTCTTCTGGTTTCTCTTATCCCTATCTGGCAGGCTACTTTCATCAGATAAGAATTTTTAAAATACGGGGATTTCTGCCTAAACAGATTAAAGAGTTCTTTTACCTGCCGTCTGCCTTCAATTTCGGCTTCCGAAAGTTCCAGACCGTTTACGCCGCTTTTTTTAACTACTCTTGTAGTGTTAAAATGATAACATCCGGGAATCAAGGTGTCAAAAAAGAGGACATTTTCCCGTGGTTGTTCCACTTCACCATTTTTCTTTGCATTAAATAGTATTTCATTTAATTGTTTGCCAAGCACCGGACCGGGCAAATTTTGTTTAACGCCTCCAATCCTAAAACACAAAGTCATTGGCTGGCACAAACTATCTTCAGGTCTTCCTATTTCTATCTTTGCACCGGCGGCAGCAGAAAGATCCCCATCCCCTGTTGAATCAACAAATACTTTTCCTTTAATTTTGACCTTACCGGATTTATTGACTACTGTTACAGATTTGATGATACCTTTTGAAACTTCGCACCCGGTAAAATAGGAATGAAGCAGAACATCACAACCGGCATCTTTCAGCATTTCATCCAGCACTGTTTTCATCTTCTCATCATCAAATTCCATCTGCCGTTCGCTTAAAGCATTCTCTTTTTCAAGTCTGTCTATAAGGTCGTTGAACACTTCACTTGTCAGGTTTTTTCCGTTCAATTTATAAGGCATAAAAGGATTTACCAACCCGGAGGTTGCCATACCGCCCAAGAACCCGTAACGCTCCACCAGCAAAACCGATATGCCTCTCTTTGCCGCGGCAATCGCGGCAGAAAAACCGCCCGGCCCACCGCCTACAACAACAAGATCATAACTTCCCTTCAAACTTTTCATATTTTTCCTTTATTTGTATTTTCTTCTCGACTAATACATCTTCGTTTAGCTTAAATTACAAATTACGAATGACAAAGGACAATATATGGAGCTAACTATAATCCTCATCATATTGTACTTTGTACCTCGTACTTCGTACTTGACTTCACATGAACCAGATCGGATTAGACCAGGCTTTATTACCGGTCATATCGACAAGCTCTATCCTGCAATAAGCAATTTTTGTTTCCGGTTTATAAACAGCTTCAGTTATTCCCTTATTATCTCGCGTTGCTTCCTGCTTCCCCCGCTGACCTTTTGCAATAAATCTTATTTCCCGGCAAGGCAGAGCACTTTTTACGGTTATTGTCCCGCTCTCTAAAGAAATGTCTTCAAACAAAGGACCGTTAGAAGAATAAAACTCTCCGGCTTTTAGTGCTTGTATAATAGAACTTTCGGTTTTATCTTTTGCTTTAACCATAACAAAAGCTTTACAGTAATCGTAAATCCGTTCGTGCGCATCATCAGACGCTACCGCAAATATCCGGATACCTCTTTCCAGTGCCGCATCCCAGAAGTACTCAGAGTAACCTTTGCATATCTCCATTTCGCACCCTGTATTATAAACCTCTAAAGCATGCATCTCTTTAAGCGTGGACACTTCGTTAATATCAAGAATGGACCAGTTCGGATGGGCAAGTATTGCAAATTCTGAATTATCTATAAGATACCGGTAGACCGGCGCACCTTCTCTTACCTCGGGAATATCTTTTAACTTTAACCCGACCACATGATGGCTGCTACCCTTTGAATTTAACTCCGAACCGGGTATTAAAAGCAATCCTTTTTCTTCTCCTGCGGGATATAATTTCCAGTGATCCGTCAAAGAAAGAAAATCATAGCCGGCTGCTTTATAGAGTTTAAAAAGCTCTTCCGGAGATTTCAACCCATCCGACAAAGTAGAATGCAGGTGTAAATTCCCCTTGAGCCATAGGCCTTTTTTTCTGAAAGCTTCCATAGAACCCTTTTTAGAGCATTGACAATTCACGATTTACGACTGACAATTTTATGAATGCGGTAAAAACTCCGCCATATTTATAAAATTCTAAATTTATTGTAATTTAAAATATTTGGCAGAGCTTCTCCTGTCTACCTTCAATCGTCAATCGTAATTCGTCAATTGTAAATTCTTCTCACTCCATCTGCCAGATTACACACCCACACTTCGGTC is part of the Candidatus Firestonebacteria bacterium RIFOXYD2_FULL_39_29 genome and harbors:
- a CDS encoding 4-hydroxy-3-methylbut-2-enyl diphosphate reductase produces the protein MKVILAEHAGFCFGVKRAINMTSETAMKVKQQIYTYGPIIHNPQVVAKFKKEGVHPVNNIKKVKKGNSIIIRTHGVSPEKEKEFLKKSLKVTDATCPFVKKAQKLAAKLAGEGYNVVILGEAHHPEVKGILGYTNNRAVVVGNPKEVRKIKKCSKLGVVVQTTQSMQNFLDTVFALRDKSPEIRVFNTICDATRKRQDSALKLANKVDIMIVVGGKNSANTKHLAELCREKRVPTYHIEGALEIKKSWFKGKKLAGVTAGASTPDWIIKSVIKTITAPDYRKNQSKPGQNNKS